The following are from one region of the Salvia splendens isolate huo1 chromosome 2, SspV2, whole genome shotgun sequence genome:
- the LOC121762068 gene encoding B-box zinc finger protein 24-like: MKIQCDVCEKAPATVICCADEAALCAKCDVEVHAANKLASKHQRLLLQCLSNKLPRCDICQEKPAFIFCVEDRALFCKDCDEPIHSANSRAANHQRFLATGIRVALGNACNEGNVKSELDPKPPKSISQQIGQKSTPLHVSGLTSSSWGVDELLQFSDYSSSDKKEQPDFTELDWLTDISYFGEQVCPEVLSAAEVPQLPTSQPSSMISFRQPKSYSPYKKPRIEVLDDDEEFFTVPDLG, translated from the exons ATGAAGATTCAGTGCGATGTGTGTGAGAAGGCGCCGGCGACGGTGATCTGCTGCGCCGACGAGGCGGCGCTGTGTGCGAAATGCGACGTCGAAGTTCACGCGGCGAACAAGCTTGCTAGCAAGCACCAGAGGCTTCTGCTTCAGTGCCTCTCCAACAAGCTCCCTCGTTGTGATATTTGCCAA GAAAAGCCGGCCTTCATATTCTGTGTCGAGGACAGAGCCCTCTTCTGCAAGGACTGCGACGAGCCCATCCATTCAGCCAACAGCCGTGCTGCAAACCACCAACGCTTCTTAGCAACTGGGATCAGAGTGGCTTTAGGCAACGCCTGCAACGAGGGTAATGTCAAGAGTGAGTTGGACCCGAAGCCCCCAAAATCAATCTCACAACAAATTGGTCAGAAATCCACCCCACTCCATGTTTCTGGACTCACATCTTCGTCGTGGGGTGTCGATGAACTGCTGCAGTTTTCTGACTACTCTTCATCAGATAAG AAGGAGCAGCCAGACTTCACTGAGCTCGACTGGCTCACAGACATTAGCTACTTTGGCGAGCAAGTATGTCCGGAGGTTTTATCAGCAGCAGAGGTGCCTCAGCTTCCGACGTCGCAGCCAAGTAGCATGATCTCTTTCAGGCAACCGAAATCGTACAGTCCTTACAAGAAGCCGAGAATTGAAGTtcttgatgatgatgaggagttCTTCACAGTTCCTGATCTTGGTTGA
- the LOC121762076 gene encoding fructokinase-2-like, which produces MANAGGVGQGLVVSFGEMLIDFVPTVSGVSLAEAPGFLKAAGGAPANVAIAITRLGGKAAFVGKLGDDEFGQMLAGILKENKVSAEGINFDKGARTALAFVTLRDDGEREFMFYRNPSADMLLKPEELNLNLIKSGKIFHYGSISLIVEPCRSAHMKAMEEAKKAGALLSYDPNLRLPLWPSAEYAKEQILSIWNKADLIKVSDDELEFLTGSSKIDDETAMSLWHPNLKLLLVTLGEKGCNYYAKNFKGHVAGYGVHAVDTTGAGDSFVGAILAKIVDDLSIIQDEAKLKEVLKYACACGAITTTQKGAIPALPTPAAVLQLLKTGK; this is translated from the exons ATGGCGAATGCAGGAGGTGTGGGGCAGGGGCTGGTGGTGAGCTTCGGCGAGATGCTGATCGATTTCGTCCCGACGGTTTCCGGCGTGTCGCTGGCGGAGGCGCCGGGGTTCCTGAAGGCGGCCGGCGGCGCTCCGGCGAACGTTGCGATCGCGATCACCAGGCTCGGCGGGAAGGCGGCGTTCGTCGGAAAGCTCGGCGACGACGAGTTCGGGCAAATGCTCGCCGGAATCCTGAAGGAGAACAAAGTCTCCGCCGAGGGGATCAATTTCGATAAGGGCGCGCGCACCGCCCTCGCCTTCGTGACGCTGCGCGACGACGGAGAGCGTGAGTTCATGTTTTACAGGAATCCCAGCGCTGACATGCTCCTCAAGCCGGAGGAGTTGAATCTTAATCTCATTAAATCT GGCAAGATTTTCCACTACGGATCAATTAGCTTGATTGTGGAGCCATGTAGATCAGCCCACAtgaaggccatggaggaggctAAGAAAGCAGGGGCATTGCTGTCCTATGATCCCAACCTCCGGCTTCCCCTGTGGCCTTCAGCCGAGTACGCCAAGGAGCAGATCTTGAGTATCTGGAACAAGGCGGACCTGATCAAGGTGAGCGACGACGAGCTTGAATTCCTCACCGGAAGCAGCAAGATTGATGATGAAACTGCAATGTCCTTGTGGCACCCCAACTTGAAGCTCCTCTTGGTCACACTCGGCGAAAAGGGATGCAATTACTACGCCAAG AACTTCAAAGGGCATGTGGCCGGCTATGGTGTGCACGCGGTTGACACCACCGGAGCAGGTGATTCTTTCGTGGGAGCCATCCTCGCAAAGATTGTTGATGACCTTTCCATCATCCAG GATGAGGCCAAGTTGAAGGAAGTGTTGAAATACGCCTGTGCCTGTGGCGCCATAACCACGACCCAGAAGGGCGCCATCCCCGCTCTCCCTACCCCTGCCGCCGTGCTTCAGCTTCTCAAAACCGGAAAATAG
- the LOC121774823 gene encoding calmodulin-like protein 3 yields MEKMFKAYMEISEDPETGTNQTEERFWWRVSLRTYSITPIPTTTKTYQQRAHFFLFPVPPPQSNPGRRGAEPRLPDVRQGINASLEKMGIFIPRDELAEVIARVDVNGDANVSIDEFSTLYQTIMDERNEDEDMKEAFDVFDRNGDGFISVEEVSSVLASLGQGRGAEECEKMIEKVDADGDGRVDFNEFRKMMNGGRE; encoded by the exons ATGGAGAAGATGTTCAAAGCCTATATGGAAATATCCGAAGATCCAGAAACCGGCACGAACCAAACCGAGGagaggttttggtggcgcgtctctctcCG tacgtactccatcactccCATTCCCACAACAACAAAAACATATCAACAACGAGCCCATTTCTTCCTTTtccccgtccctccgccccagTCGAACCCTGGAAGGCGCGGAGCTGAGCCGCGTCTTCCAGACGTTCGACAGGGAATCAACGCCTCCTTGGAGAAGATGGGAATCTTCATCCCGAGAGACGAGTTGGCTGAGGTGATCGCCCGGGTGGACGTCAATGGAGACGCCAACGTCTCCATTGACGAGTTCTCCACCCTGTACCAAACCATAATGGACGAGCGCAACGAGGACGAGGACATGAAGGAGGCGTTTGACGTGTTTGATCGGAACGGGGATGGATTCATCAGCGTTGAGGAGGTGAGCTCGGTGCTGGCGTCGCTCGGGCAAGGGAGGGGCGCGGAGGAATGCGAGAAGATGATCGAAAAGGTCGATGCGGATGGAGACGGAAGAGTGGACTTTAATGAGTTCAGGAAGATGATGAATGGAGGAAGGGAATGA